The following are encoded together in the Gilvimarinus sp. DA14 genome:
- a CDS encoding FMN-binding glutamate synthase family protein, with amino-acid sequence MNDSSLALNLLGIIAILFTGAIVLTIIAVVIMYVVDVNQSAHTIRRNYPVIGRFRYLFEHLGEFFRQYFFAMDREELPFNRAERAWVYRSAKNVDANVAFGSTRDLSKTGEVMFLNSAFPTLEKDAALPSEVIVGPYCRKPYTTSSIFNISGMSFGALSKPAVRALSAGAAKAGCWLNTGEGGLSPYHLEGGCDVVFQIGTAKYGVRNHEGHLSDERLKHLGEHEQVKMIEIKLSQGAKPGKGGILPAEKVSAEISAIRGIPEGHASISPNGHPDIRSVDDLLDMIEHVREVTGKPVGFKAVIGSKQWLEDLVAAIKQRGIDRAPDFITIDSCDGGTGAAPQPLIDYVGLPLKESLPWVCDLLTQHGLKSRIKVIASGKLVTPSKVAWALACGADFTVSARGFMFALGCIQAMQCHKNTCPTGVTTHDPKLQRGLVPADKAERVAHYQRNMTYGVGLIAHACGVAEPRGLRRDHVQIVMASGLSAPLSELHPEPVTLIDDQDQAHASSAGKANKEVPHESIN; translated from the coding sequence ATGAATGATAGCTCTCTCGCCCTGAATTTACTGGGCATTATTGCCATCTTATTTACCGGCGCCATTGTCCTGACCATTATCGCCGTGGTCATTATGTATGTGGTCGATGTCAACCAAAGCGCTCACACCATTCGCCGCAACTACCCGGTCATTGGCCGCTTTCGCTACCTGTTTGAACACTTGGGGGAATTTTTTCGCCAGTACTTTTTTGCCATGGACCGTGAAGAGCTGCCCTTTAACCGCGCCGAGCGCGCCTGGGTGTATCGCTCGGCCAAAAATGTGGACGCCAATGTCGCTTTCGGCTCAACCCGCGATTTAAGTAAAACCGGCGAAGTGATGTTTCTAAACTCCGCCTTTCCCACGCTGGAAAAAGATGCCGCGCTGCCCTCAGAGGTGATTGTAGGCCCCTATTGCCGCAAGCCCTACACCACCAGTTCCATTTTTAACATCAGCGGCATGAGCTTTGGTGCCTTGTCCAAGCCCGCCGTACGCGCGCTTTCCGCAGGCGCCGCCAAAGCGGGCTGCTGGCTCAATACCGGCGAGGGTGGCCTGTCGCCCTACCACCTGGAAGGCGGTTGCGATGTCGTGTTCCAGATAGGCACCGCCAAATACGGCGTGCGCAACCACGAAGGCCACCTCAGCGATGAACGGCTAAAGCACCTGGGCGAGCACGAACAGGTAAAAATGATTGAGATCAAGCTCAGCCAAGGAGCCAAACCCGGCAAGGGCGGTATTCTGCCCGCCGAAAAAGTCTCGGCCGAAATTTCCGCTATTCGCGGCATTCCCGAAGGTCACGCCTCCATCAGCCCCAACGGCCACCCGGATATCCGTTCGGTGGATGATCTACTGGATATGATTGAGCATGTGCGTGAAGTCACCGGCAAACCCGTGGGCTTTAAAGCGGTCATTGGCAGCAAGCAATGGCTGGAAGATTTAGTCGCTGCCATAAAACAACGCGGCATCGACCGGGCACCGGACTTTATAACCATTGACAGCTGCGACGGCGGTACCGGCGCCGCCCCCCAGCCGTTGATAGATTATGTGGGCCTGCCGCTCAAAGAGAGCCTGCCCTGGGTGTGTGACTTGCTAACCCAGCACGGCTTAAAAAGCCGTATTAAAGTGATCGCCTCGGGCAAGCTGGTTACCCCTTCTAAAGTCGCCTGGGCCCTGGCCTGCGGCGCTGATTTTACCGTGAGCGCGCGGGGCTTTATGTTCGCCCTGGGCTGTATTCAGGCCATGCAGTGTCACAAAAATACCTGCCCCACTGGGGTCACCACCCACGACCCGAAACTGCAGCGCGGCCTCGTCCCGGCCGACAAAGCCGAGCGTGTGGCCCACTATCAACGCAATATGACCTACGGCGTAGGCCTGATTGCCCACGCCTGCGGGGTTGCGGAGCCGCGCGGACTGCGCCGCGACCATGTGCAAATTGTTATGGCATCTGGGTTATCGGCGCCGTTAAGTGAACTTCACCCCGAGCCTGTGACTCTGATAGACGACCAGGACCAGGCGCACGCCAGCAGCGCCGGCAAAGCGAACAAAGAGGTACCCCATGAAAGCATCAATTAA
- a CDS encoding helix-turn-helix transcriptional regulator: MRQSNDTITAADLGERLKQARLNLDLTQVETAERAGVTRKAVLNAEKGQATLEVFVAIMHALDQAAQLDNFLPPPPVSPVQLAKLQGKKRKRASGSRKDEHDEEPSAW, translated from the coding sequence ATGAGACAAAGCAACGACACAATCACCGCCGCCGATCTGGGCGAACGCCTAAAGCAGGCGCGCCTTAACCTCGACCTGACCCAGGTGGAGACCGCCGAGCGCGCGGGTGTTACCCGCAAAGCGGTGTTAAACGCCGAAAAGGGCCAAGCGACTCTGGAGGTGTTTGTTGCCATTATGCACGCACTTGATCAGGCCGCGCAGCTGGATAACTTTTTGCCTCCCCCGCCCGTCTCTCCGGTGCAATTGGCCAAACTACAGGGCAAAAAGCGCAAGCGCGCCTCCGGCAGCCGTAAAGATGAGCACGACGAGGAGCCCAGCGCATGGTAA
- a CDS encoding phage antirepressor KilAC domain-containing protein, which produces MSRDSQQKHLSTTALAKAIGKDSKELFILLANSGWIIKVDGHWQLTEKGRFEGGTYANHPKYGEYIVWPESLKNHPVMGLLPEAPLGARNLALKLSLPARLINVLLAERGWIEKHVHGWLATEAGKALGAQQHVSESTAIPFVTWPETLLDNPALQQTVAALKPDAAHCLDGHEPAESGLNLINNWLYVTGLTHARRYALALTLGQYRDQSVTVDFYLPQQRVAIVYWPAEAAPGKLAATLELREKLKAAHCPVIELEQAQLDNLDEVLARELMKLGVAVY; this is translated from the coding sequence ATGAGTAGGGACTCACAGCAAAAACATCTATCCACCACGGCGCTGGCGAAGGCGATTGGTAAAGACAGTAAAGAGCTGTTTATTTTGCTGGCCAACAGCGGTTGGATTATTAAGGTGGACGGTCACTGGCAGTTGACCGAGAAGGGGCGTTTTGAAGGCGGTACCTACGCCAACCACCCCAAGTATGGTGAGTATATTGTGTGGCCCGAAAGTTTGAAGAACCATCCGGTGATGGGGCTGTTACCCGAGGCGCCGTTGGGTGCGCGTAACTTGGCGTTAAAGCTCAGCCTGCCGGCGCGATTAATTAATGTGTTGCTGGCCGAGCGCGGCTGGATTGAAAAGCACGTGCACGGCTGGCTGGCGACCGAGGCGGGTAAAGCCCTGGGGGCGCAGCAGCACGTCAGCGAGAGCACCGCTATCCCTTTTGTAACCTGGCCCGAAACCTTGCTGGATAACCCAGCCTTGCAGCAGACCGTGGCGGCTTTAAAGCCCGATGCGGCACATTGCTTAGACGGCCACGAGCCTGCCGAGAGCGGCTTAAACCTGATTAACAATTGGCTGTATGTCACAGGCTTAACACACGCCCGACGTTATGCTTTGGCATTGACCTTGGGGCAATACCGTGATCAATCAGTGACGGTTGATTTTTATTTACCGCAGCAGCGGGTGGCCATTGTGTATTGGCCTGCCGAAGCCGCTCCGGGAAAGTTGGCCGCCACGCTTGAATTGCGCGAAAAACTCAAGGCCGCCCACTGTCCGGTAATTGAATTAGAGCAAGCGCAGCTGGATAATCTGGACGAAGTGTTAGCGCGCGAGCTGATGAAGCTCGGAGTTGCTGTTTATTAA
- a CDS encoding type II toxin-antitoxin system HipA family toxin, whose amino-acid sequence MVMEVVAVTYGEHEVGAVSFDTATGLGAFEYTQSFIKTGIELSPLKMPLARRIYTFPELDFHTFKGLPGMIADSLPDDFGNAVLNAWVASQGKQTADITPLQRLQYTGRRGMGALEYHPATRLKSLNASTQVEVEQLVTIAQEILDQREEFKVSLQSDGSDEREAMLALLSVGMSAGGARPKAVLAFNKDFTQVRSGQARVPEGFEHYIMKFDGVSEHNADRETFGDPMGFGAMEYVYYLMAKICDINMMPCHLINEGERRHFITQRFDRTGNDKIHVQTLNGLAHVNYKMPGSFSYAELFEVARQLKLPAEDAEQLLKRLVFNVVARNHDDHAKNFAFTLQDNTWRLAPAYDIAYSYKPGSRWVNSHWMTLNGKRDQFTRDDLYSLSKISPLFTRKKIDQTLEQTCDSVSKWKTLATEHAVPKSLLKEIEGNFRLDL is encoded by the coding sequence ATGGTAATGGAAGTGGTGGCTGTCACCTACGGTGAACACGAGGTGGGTGCGGTAAGCTTTGATACTGCCACAGGCCTGGGCGCGTTTGAATACACCCAGAGCTTTATCAAAACTGGCATCGAGCTGTCGCCCTTGAAAATGCCGCTGGCGCGGCGTATTTACACCTTCCCCGAGCTGGACTTTCACACCTTTAAAGGCCTGCCGGGAATGATTGCCGACTCGCTGCCCGACGACTTTGGCAACGCGGTACTTAACGCCTGGGTCGCCAGCCAGGGCAAACAGACCGCCGACATCACCCCCTTGCAGAGACTGCAATACACCGGCCGTCGGGGCATGGGGGCGCTGGAATACCATCCGGCCACCCGCTTAAAAAGTCTGAATGCGTCCACCCAGGTTGAAGTGGAACAACTGGTGACGATTGCGCAGGAAATTCTGGACCAGCGCGAAGAATTTAAGGTTTCCCTGCAAAGCGATGGCAGCGACGAGCGCGAAGCCATGCTGGCGTTACTCTCTGTGGGCATGAGCGCGGGCGGCGCACGCCCTAAGGCCGTGCTGGCCTTTAATAAAGACTTTACCCAGGTGCGCTCTGGCCAGGCGCGGGTGCCAGAAGGCTTTGAGCACTACATCATGAAATTCGACGGCGTCAGCGAACACAATGCCGACCGCGAAACCTTTGGCGACCCCATGGGTTTTGGCGCCATGGAATATGTGTACTACTTAATGGCCAAAATCTGCGACATTAATATGATGCCCTGCCATTTAATCAACGAGGGCGAGCGGCGCCACTTTATCACCCAGCGCTTTGACCGCACAGGCAACGATAAAATACACGTGCAAACCCTAAACGGCCTGGCTCACGTGAACTACAAAATGCCCGGCTCTTTTTCCTACGCCGAATTATTTGAAGTGGCGCGGCAGCTGAAACTGCCAGCCGAAGACGCCGAACAACTGCTAAAGCGTTTGGTGTTTAACGTTGTCGCGCGCAACCACGACGACCACGCCAAAAACTTCGCCTTCACCCTGCAAGACAACACCTGGCGTCTGGCCCCGGCCTACGACATCGCCTACAGCTACAAACCCGGCAGCCGCTGGGTTAACAGCCACTGGATGACCTTAAACGGTAAACGCGACCAGTTCACCCGCGACGACTTGTACAGCCTGAGCAAAATAAGCCCCCTATTCACCCGTAAGAAAATCGACCAAACGTTAGAGCAAACCTGCGACAGCGTAAGTAAATGGAAAACGCTCGCCACCGAACATGCCGTACCCAAAAGTTTGCTTAAAGAAATAGAGGGAAATTTTAGATTGGACTTATAA
- a CDS encoding DEAD/DEAH box helicase → MSSENIAFSELNLSQPVLNAISKIGYETPSPIQARAIPALLDGKDIVGLAQTGTGKTAAFALPLLSSIDTKSTDTQVLVLAPTRELAIQVAEAFQSYASELNNFHVLPIYGGQDMRGQLRQLKRGAQVVVGTPGRVMDHLRRGSLDLSGLKAMVLDEADEMLRMGFIDDVTWIMEHTPETRQTALFSATMPKEIRRVANTYLRSPEEIKIARESTTGSNIEQAYWMVSGTNKLDALTRILEVEPFDGIIMFVRTKTATVELAEKLEARGYSAAAINGDMNQALRERTIERLKNKSLDILIATDVAARGIDVERVSHVINYDIPYDSEAYVHRIGRTGRAGRSGKAILFVAPREKRLLYSIEKATGQRIEAMKLPSGDTVSAARIDQFLQQITDVVNSEEDMSFFEELLAKYSRENDLEPEAIATALAYLLQKNRPLQVKFAEIKPERERSRDRGERGERPRRSNRGPEEGMKRYRIEVGRNHGARPGDIVGAIANEAGLKGRSIGQIKLFDSFATLDLPEDLAPAQTKKIASLHVRGQQLSLSEDRGPMRKGGDKGKAKPRKRKA, encoded by the coding sequence ATGTCATCAGAAAACATTGCTTTTTCCGAGCTGAACCTGTCTCAGCCCGTTCTTAACGCCATTTCTAAAATTGGCTACGAAACCCCCTCACCGATTCAAGCACGCGCCATTCCCGCGCTGCTGGACGGTAAAGATATTGTCGGCCTGGCACAAACCGGTACCGGTAAAACCGCCGCTTTTGCCCTGCCCCTGCTGTCGAGCATCGACACCAAGAGCACCGACACCCAAGTGCTGGTGTTGGCCCCGACCCGCGAACTGGCCATTCAGGTCGCCGAAGCCTTTCAAAGCTATGCTAGCGAGCTGAACAACTTTCACGTACTGCCCATTTACGGCGGTCAGGATATGCGCGGCCAGCTGCGCCAGTTAAAGCGTGGCGCTCAAGTGGTGGTAGGCACCCCCGGCCGTGTTATGGACCATTTGCGTCGCGGCAGTCTGGATTTATCCGGCCTTAAAGCCATGGTGCTGGACGAAGCCGACGAAATGCTGCGCATGGGCTTTATTGACGACGTGACCTGGATTATGGAGCACACCCCCGAGACCCGCCAAACCGCGTTGTTTTCGGCCACCATGCCCAAAGAAATTCGCCGTGTTGCCAACACCTACCTGCGCTCGCCCGAAGAAATTAAAATTGCCCGCGAAAGCACCACTGGCAGCAACATCGAGCAGGCCTACTGGATGGTAAGCGGCACCAACAAACTGGATGCCCTAACCCGTATTCTGGAAGTGGAGCCTTTCGACGGCATCATCATGTTCGTGCGCACCAAAACCGCCACCGTCGAACTTGCCGAAAAACTCGAAGCCCGTGGTTACAGTGCTGCCGCCATTAACGGCGACATGAACCAGGCGCTGCGCGAGCGCACCATTGAGCGCTTAAAAAACAAATCGCTGGATATTCTGATTGCCACCGACGTTGCCGCCCGCGGTATTGACGTTGAGCGCGTCAGCCACGTTATTAACTACGACATTCCTTACGACAGCGAAGCCTACGTACACCGCATTGGCCGCACCGGCCGCGCCGGTCGCTCGGGCAAAGCCATCTTGTTTGTCGCCCCGCGCGAAAAACGCCTGCTTTACTCAATCGAGAAAGCCACCGGCCAGCGCATTGAAGCCATGAAGCTGCCCAGCGGCGACACGGTCAGTGCCGCGCGTATCGATCAGTTCTTGCAGCAGATTACCGATGTGGTCAACAGCGAAGAAGACATGAGCTTTTTCGAAGAGCTGCTGGCCAAATACAGCCGTGAGAACGACCTAGAGCCAGAAGCGATTGCCACCGCCCTGGCCTACCTGCTGCAAAAGAACCGTCCGCTGCAGGTTAAATTTGCCGAAATCAAACCCGAGCGCGAGCGCAGCCGTGATCGCGGCGAGCGTGGCGAACGCCCCCGTCGCAGCAACCGTGGCCCGGAAGAAGGCATGAAGCGCTACCGCATTGAAGTGGGCCGCAACCACGGCGCACGCCCAGGTGATATCGTCGGTGCCATCGCCAACGAAGCCGGTTTAAAAGGCCGCAGCATCGGCCAGATTAAACTGTTCGACAGCTTCGCGACCTTGGATCTGCCTGAAGACCTAGCTCCCGCACAGACGAAGAAAATTGCCTCGCTGCATGTGCGTGGTCAGCAGTTGTCACTGAGTGAGGACCGCGGGCCTATGCGTAAAGGTGGGGATAAGGGGAAGGCTAAGCCGCGTAAGCGTAAAGCGTAA
- a CDS encoding HIT family protein, producing MASVFSKIIAGELPGHFVYEDDIAVAIMTIAPLKDGHVLVIPREEIDHWYDLPAETLAHLTVISQKVAKALQKAFPATRVGMMIAGLEVPHTHLHLVPMDEMSELDFANAKPAEGDVLAAQAEKIKAELE from the coding sequence ATGGCAAGTGTATTCAGCAAAATCATTGCCGGTGAATTGCCGGGGCATTTTGTTTACGAGGATGATATCGCGGTGGCCATAATGACCATTGCGCCGCTAAAAGATGGCCATGTACTGGTGATTCCCCGCGAGGAAATCGACCACTGGTACGACCTGCCCGCCGAGACTCTGGCGCATCTGACTGTTATTAGCCAAAAGGTAGCCAAGGCGCTGCAAAAGGCTTTTCCGGCCACCCGCGTGGGTATGATGATCGCGGGGCTGGAAGTGCCCCACACCCACCTTCACTTGGTGCCTATGGATGAAATGAGCGAGCTGGATTTTGCCAATGCCAAGCCCGCTGAAGGTGATGTGCTGGCTGCTCAGGCAGAGAAGATTAAGGCGGAGTTGGAGTAA
- a CDS encoding DUF3806 domain-containing protein, which translates to MKASIKWLTFIALVVCSSVQAQQNDNPDVVTISDLSWTDESFLSQQRARIDRLARENLGSQIRGDKSDLSTLQRIIDRELVKKDDTITQQALGVVLGDVMLKDEQELTWKVYEDKVGRSRALCAMSVEECLFPVTMLSRRMRVGLKPDVKKVYVEALELIAESLPKLPYGEVREYKAY; encoded by the coding sequence ATGAAAGCATCAATTAAATGGCTGACGTTCATCGCACTAGTCGTCTGCAGCAGTGTTCAGGCGCAGCAAAATGACAACCCAGATGTGGTCACCATCAGCGATTTAAGCTGGACCGATGAAAGTTTTTTATCGCAACAGCGTGCACGTATCGACCGGTTAGCGCGGGAAAACTTAGGCAGCCAGATTCGCGGCGACAAATCAGACCTGAGCACCTTGCAACGCATTATCGACCGCGAGCTGGTCAAAAAAGATGACACCATCACCCAGCAGGCGCTGGGAGTGGTACTGGGCGATGTCATGCTCAAAGACGAACAAGAGCTAACCTGGAAAGTGTACGAAGACAAAGTGGGCCGCTCGCGCGCCCTGTGCGCCATGAGCGTCGAAGAGTGCCTATTCCCAGTGACTATGCTGTCACGGCGCATGCGCGTAGGGTTAAAGCCGGATGTAAAAAAAGTTTACGTAGAAGCCCTGGAGCTGATTGCCGAATCACTGCCCAAACTTCCCTATGGCGAGGTACGGGAGTATAAGGCTTATTAA
- a CDS encoding AsmA family protein, which translates to MKALKIILIILLVLFLLIGGGIYYLVKNLDTIVAGAIERIGTEVLQTEVSLDSTHFELKQGRGELHGLSIANLEGFNEPYLFQLNEVALQVEPATLRDPVIVIDEILIDGAQLTVEDKGIAQTNIQELMRRLNQGSSQEEAQPESSSGAAPRFMVEKLSFTDISMDLVSPQYKNRTVALSDITRTNLGDRENGLTGPQLAKAIVQPLIDKARDRAEAELKSRAQDAAQKAIEENLSDEDKEKVNQLRGLLGQ; encoded by the coding sequence ATGAAAGCGTTAAAAATCATTCTGATTATTTTACTGGTGCTGTTTTTGTTGATAGGCGGCGGTATTTATTATTTGGTTAAAAACTTAGACACCATAGTCGCGGGTGCGATTGAGCGTATTGGCACCGAGGTGCTGCAAACCGAAGTCAGCCTAGACTCCACTCACTTTGAGCTAAAGCAGGGGAGAGGCGAGCTGCACGGTTTGTCTATCGCCAACCTGGAAGGCTTTAATGAGCCCTACCTGTTTCAGTTAAATGAGGTTGCCCTGCAGGTTGAGCCGGCCACCTTGCGCGACCCGGTGATCGTTATCGATGAAATCCTGATCGATGGCGCGCAGTTAACGGTTGAGGACAAAGGTATTGCGCAAACCAATATTCAAGAGTTGATGCGCCGCTTGAATCAGGGAAGCTCGCAAGAAGAAGCACAGCCGGAGTCATCCTCAGGCGCCGCACCGCGCTTTATGGTGGAAAAACTGAGCTTTACCGATATTTCCATGGACTTGGTATCGCCGCAGTATAAAAATCGCACCGTGGCTCTGAGCGATATTACCCGAACCAATCTGGGCGATCGCGAAAACGGCTTAACCGGGCCCCAGCTGGCGAAAGCCATTGTTCAGCCATTGATCGATAAAGCGCGCGATCGTGCCGAGGCTGAACTTAAATCTCGTGCCCAAGACGCCGCGCAAAAGGCGATTGAAGAGAATTTGTCAGACGAAGATAAAGAGAAAGTGAATCAGTTGCGTGGGTTGTTGGGGCAGTAA